The genomic DNA CTAGTTGCTAAGCGAGTCAAAGGTACCATTCCTTTGTCAGAGTGCCCTCCAATAACCATTCCATCTACATCAGAGATAGGAGCTTCTAAAGCTTCAGCTAAACGATATTTAAAACGAGCAGAGTCTAATGCGCCTCCCATTCCAATAATTCTATTTTTAGGCAATCCAGTTGCTTTATGTACTAAATAGGTCATTGTATCCATTGGGTTTGAAACCACAATGATAATTGTGTTAGGAGAATGCTCAATTAAGCTTGAAGCAACTGATTTTACAATACCAGCATTGATTCCTAATAATTCATCACGAGACATCCCTGGTTTACGAGCAATACCAGAAGTAATTACGCAAATATCAGAGTTAGCGGTTTTACTATAATCTCCTGTAGTTCCTGTGATTTTTGTGTCAAAACCATTTAAAGAAGCTGTTTGCATTAAATCCATAGCTTTTCCTTCAGCAAAACCTTCTTTAATATCAACTAGTACAACTTCTGAAGCGAAGTTTTTAATAGCGATGTACTCTGCACAACTTGCACCTACGGCACCTGCTCCTACAACTGTTACTTTCATTTATTTTATTTTTAATTGTGATGATTAATTTATAAGTCATACAAAAATAGGTAATTGGAGGGTGATATGAAAATAATACTGTTTATAATGCTATTTGTCTTTTGAAATAGCTTTTCGTTTAAGATTATTTCAAATCTTAATTTAGCAGATTTGAAAGCGTTGTTATGTTATTGATTTCAGTATAAAAAGAATGTATTAAGGAGAGAAAGTAAAGGGTACGAGGTTACAAAGAGAGCAGGTATAAAAAAACTTCACTCATCTATAGTATTTTCATTTAGATGAATGAAGTTTATGTATTACTTTGCTTAAAGTTATCTTAATCGCGTAAGGCTTAAGTCACCATTATATCTAACGATAAAAAGCCCTTTATTACTTGTAGCTCCAAATAATTGTTTATCATAGTCAAATTTACTAACTAATCTGTATGAGCTTCCGTTTTTGAAAGTTTCTTTTAAGTTATTATCACTCGAAGCAAGTCTTGCTAATATATCGTAAGTGATATCAAAACCTTTGGTAGCATAACTAGAAGGTAATGTATTGTTTTTTAGTTCGTATTTTTTGTTAAAAAACATGCTGTGTTGCGTATTTTCATCGATGTATTCATCTGTAATATAAGTAAAGTTAATTCGCGCTAATTTATTATTATCAATTTTATCAAAAGCATCATTTTTTTCGAGAGTAAATACTTGAGCAGTTACTCTTTCAGGTAAAGATATCATACTGTTCAAAGCATCTGCAAC from Tenacibaculum maritimum NCIMB 2154 includes the following:
- the mdh gene encoding malate dehydrogenase; translation: MKVTVVGAGAVGASCAEYIAIKNFASEVVLVDIKEGFAEGKAMDLMQTASLNGFDTKITGTTGDYSKTANSDICVITSGIARKPGMSRDELLGINAGIVKSVASSLIEHSPNTIIIVVSNPMDTMTYLVHKATGLPKNRIIGMGGALDSARFKYRLAEALEAPISDVDGMVIGGHSDKGMVPLTRLATRNSVPVSEFLSEERLNQVKEDTKVGGATLTGLLGTSAWYAPGAAVSGLVQAIACDQKKIYPCSTLLEGEYGLSDLCIGVPVVLGKNGIEEIVEINLSDAEKEHLASSAEAVKKNNEALALNV